Proteins encoded within one genomic window of Aquarana catesbeiana isolate 2022-GZ linkage group LG03, ASM4218655v1, whole genome shotgun sequence:
- the LOC141134219 gene encoding olfactory receptor 11L1-like, whose amino-acid sequence MDEKNVTVITVIQFLGFHIPTSITFLVFFLFLILYCVTICGNLLIITLVSYSKTLHSPMYFFLSQLSVSDIFLTTDVVPTMLHTVLENSTTVSVSECITQFYFFAATESLECLLLTVMSYDRYVAICKPLHYTLLMSHQFCWITVIISWSLSFLAVLIPTLTISTLQFCGPNIIDHFFCDLDPILQLSCSDTTIIQLEATSLSAVFAVIPFFIIIVSYVYIIFTIFEIPSITGRQKVFSTCSSHLTVVSIFYGTIVCVYLIPSRVQSWDITKFLSLLYTVFTPLLNPIIYSLRNKELKQVAGKISNNFLNLNVKNN is encoded by the coding sequence ATGGATGAGAAAAATGTAACTGTGATTACTGTGATCCAGTTCTTGGGGTTTCATATCCCTACAAGCATAACATTTTtggtcttctttctctttcttataTTGTATTGTGTTACAATATGTGGAAACCTCCTGATCATCACATTGGTGTCCTACAGCAAAACCCTCCATtctcccatgtacttcttcctCTCCCAATTATCTGTATCAGATATCTTTTTAACAACTGATGTTGTTCCTACCATGCTCCATACTGTTTTAGAAAATTCTACTACTGTATCAGTTTCTGAATGTATCACCCAGTTCTATTTCTTTGCTGCAACAGAAAGTTTGGAGTGTCTTCTTCTGACAGTGATGTCTTATGACAGATATGTGGCCATCTGTAAACCTTTGCATTATACTTTGTTAATGAGTCACCAATTTTGTTGGATAACAGTTATCATAAGTTGGAGCTTAAGTTTCTTAGCAGTTTTGATTCCCACTTTAACCATATCCACATTACAGTTTTGTGGTCCCAATATCATCGATCACTTTTTCTGTGATCTTGATCCGATCCTACAACTTTCCTGCTCTGACACCACCATCATTCAACTAGAAGCAACATCACTGAGTGCAGTGTTTGCTGTAATCCCATTTTTTATCATAATTGTATCGTATGTTTACATCATTTTCACTATTTTTGAAATCCCGTCTATTACTGGGAGGCAGAAAGTTTTCTCAACGTGCAGTTCCCACTTGACTGTTGTCTCCATTTTTTATGGTACCATTGTCTGCGTGTATTTGATACCTAGTAGAGTACAGTCATGGGACATTACTAAATTCTTGTCCTTACTGTATACTGTATTCACCCCATTGCTGAACCCAATTATATACAGCCTGAGGAATAAAGAAttgaaacaagttgcgggaaaaattaGTAACAACTTTTTAAACTTGAatgtcaaaaataattaa